The proteins below are encoded in one region of Paraburkholderia aromaticivorans:
- a CDS encoding helix-turn-helix domain-containing protein, producing the protein MSASGGRIASSSSVFVWTDSVESRGHDDNFRALFIAGGTGATNAFRDDRLIVWLRQAFPRSGMVHAIAEGRLMLEAAGFSNAYGARIENDGHARSAFPSRPLVDSPSPLRTALRIVGDDLGPVVAQQVADWVAPQGETQFSAILRSKTASHISDKIQASAQWLEANGARPISIDDAAQIAAMSERNFLRRFKSEMGVTPSEYLLYVRLDMSCRLLAKTSLPVDKIARRCGIGSGGRLAKLFRKHLLTTPTEYRTSKQGSRRTS; encoded by the coding sequence TTGTCGGCATCCGGTGGACGTATCGCCAGTTCCTCCTCGGTGTTCGTGTGGACCGATAGCGTCGAATCTCGCGGGCACGACGATAACTTCCGCGCGCTATTCATTGCAGGCGGCACCGGCGCAACGAATGCGTTCCGTGACGATCGTCTGATCGTGTGGCTTCGGCAGGCGTTTCCGAGAAGCGGTATGGTCCATGCGATCGCTGAGGGACGCCTGATGCTCGAAGCGGCGGGTTTCTCGAACGCCTACGGTGCGCGTATTGAGAACGACGGCCACGCACGAAGCGCATTCCCATCCCGCCCTCTTGTCGACTCGCCAAGCCCGCTGCGAACCGCATTGCGCATCGTTGGCGACGATCTCGGACCGGTAGTCGCGCAGCAGGTCGCCGATTGGGTTGCGCCACAGGGCGAAACGCAGTTCAGCGCAATCCTGCGTAGCAAAACGGCATCGCACATCAGCGACAAAATCCAGGCGTCCGCGCAATGGCTCGAGGCCAACGGCGCTCGCCCGATATCGATCGACGATGCCGCGCAGATCGCGGCGATGAGCGAACGGAATTTCCTACGGCGCTTCAAGAGCGAAATGGGTGTCACCCCGTCGGAATATCTGCTCTATGTGCGACTCGACATGAGCTGCCGCCTTCTCGCCAAAACAAGCTTGCCCGTGGACAAGATCGCGCGTCGATGCGGCATTGGCAGCGGTGGACGGCTCGCCAAGCTGTTCCGCAAGCACCTGCTCACCACGCCGACGGAGTATCGAACCAGCAAGCAAGGTTCGCGCAGAACGTCGTAA
- the rfbD gene encoding dTDP-4-dehydrorhamnose reductase has protein sequence MRIAVTGVQGQLGWELARSLSPLGEVVRWDREVADLSKPVLLDGLMRFYRPDVVVNAAAYTAVDKAEDDSVTARLVNTESVDVMARAAKRAGALFVHFSTDYVFDGKSAEPYSEDCETSPLNVYGATKRDGELAIIASECDHLIFRTSWVYATRGANFMLTMLRLAGEREALKIVDDQVGAPTSARMLANVTAHAISQAMRERREGRFQSGLFHLTSRGVTSWHGFASAIIDYARNLAPSGRVRVTHIEAVPSEAFPTRAARPRNSALNNDRFGERFGLVRPHWWDALAQTLDERFERTT, from the coding sequence ATGAGAATCGCGGTCACAGGCGTACAGGGGCAACTCGGCTGGGAACTCGCACGCTCGCTTTCGCCGCTGGGCGAGGTGGTTCGTTGGGATCGGGAAGTTGCGGATCTCAGCAAGCCGGTGTTGCTTGACGGCTTGATGAGGTTTTACCGTCCGGACGTCGTTGTCAATGCCGCAGCCTATACGGCGGTCGATAAGGCGGAAGACGATAGCGTAACGGCACGGCTCGTCAATACCGAATCGGTCGACGTAATGGCCCGCGCGGCAAAGCGCGCGGGCGCATTGTTCGTTCATTTTTCGACTGATTACGTATTCGACGGAAAGTCGGCGGAGCCTTATTCGGAAGATTGCGAGACGTCGCCGCTGAATGTGTACGGCGCGACCAAGCGCGACGGAGAACTCGCAATCATCGCGTCCGAATGCGATCATCTGATCTTCCGGACCTCCTGGGTCTACGCGACGCGCGGGGCAAACTTCATGCTGACGATGCTTCGGCTCGCCGGAGAACGTGAAGCGCTCAAGATCGTCGATGACCAGGTCGGCGCACCGACTTCGGCAAGAATGCTTGCGAACGTTACTGCGCACGCTATTTCGCAAGCGATGCGCGAGCGTCGGGAAGGACGCTTTCAAAGCGGACTTTTTCATTTGACATCGCGAGGCGTGACCAGTTGGCATGGCTTTGCTTCTGCGATCATCGACTATGCGCGCAATCTCGCGCCGTCAGGTCGGGTACGTGTCACCCACATCGAAGCCGTACCGAGCGAGGCGTTTCCGACGCGTGCGGCGCGGCCGCGCAATTCGGCTCTTAACAACGACCGCTTTGGTGAGCGATTCGGACTTGTGCGGCCCCATTGGTGGGACGCGCTTGCTCAAACGCTAGATGAGCGATTCGAGCGTACCACTTAA
- the rfbC gene encoding dTDP-4-dehydrorhamnose 3,5-epimerase gives MTIQVRHTAIPDVKVIEPHVFGDSRGAFLETFNQVEFEEKVARGYTFVQDNHSISAQGVLRGLHYQIQHPQGKLVRVVVGEVFDVAVDLRRWSSTFGRWVGVRLSASNRRQLWIPPGFAHGFVVLSDVAEFLYKATAFWHPEHERTLRWDDPDIAVEWELNGDPFVSSKDAAGCRFNEAEVY, from the coding sequence ATGACCATTCAAGTTCGACATACCGCGATTCCCGACGTGAAGGTGATCGAGCCGCACGTGTTTGGAGATTCACGCGGTGCTTTCCTCGAGACGTTCAATCAGGTCGAGTTCGAGGAAAAAGTGGCACGCGGCTATACGTTCGTGCAAGACAATCATTCGATTTCAGCGCAAGGCGTTCTGCGAGGCCTGCATTACCAGATCCAGCATCCACAGGGCAAGCTGGTTCGGGTTGTAGTGGGTGAGGTGTTCGACGTCGCGGTCGATCTGCGGCGCTGGTCGTCCACGTTCGGGCGATGGGTCGGCGTGCGGTTGTCCGCGTCGAACCGGCGGCAGCTATGGATTCCGCCGGGCTTTGCACACGGCTTTGTCGTATTGTCAGATGTCGCTGAATTCCTTTATAAAGCTACTGCATTCTGGCACCCGGAACACGAGCGTACGTTGCGTTGGGACGATCCGGACATCGCCGTCGAATGGGAACTGAATGGTGATCCGTTCGTTTCATCGAAAGACGCCGCCGGTTGCCGCTTCAACGAGGCTGAGGTTTACTGA
- the rfbA gene encoding glucose-1-phosphate thymidylyltransferase RfbA produces the protein MDSNRKGIILAGGSGTRLYPITRVISKQMLPIYDKPMIYYPLSTLMMSGIREVLLISTPDDTPRFAAMFGDGSQWGMRITYAVQPSPDGLAQAFILGREFIDGKPSALILGDNIFYGADLGAHLGNAHSRTKGATVFGYHVHDPQRYGVVEIDARGKVLTIEEKPLKPRSNFAVTGLYFYDGDVCDVAANIKPSARGELEITDVNRHYLEREALHLETLGRGFAWFDTGTHESLINAATFIATLQQRQGLLVASPEEVAFRRGWIDAEQLARLAAPLQKTDYGRYLSSLIPTILT, from the coding sequence ATGGACTCGAACCGTAAGGGCATTATTCTCGCTGGCGGGTCTGGTACGCGGCTGTACCCGATCACGCGCGTTATCTCCAAGCAGATGCTGCCGATCTACGACAAGCCGATGATTTACTATCCGCTGTCCACACTGATGATGTCGGGCATTCGCGAGGTCCTGCTGATCTCGACGCCGGATGACACGCCGCGCTTCGCGGCGATGTTCGGCGACGGCAGCCAGTGGGGTATGCGGATCACGTACGCTGTGCAACCGTCACCGGACGGGCTCGCTCAAGCATTCATACTCGGCCGCGAATTCATCGATGGCAAACCGTCCGCGCTGATTCTGGGCGACAACATTTTCTATGGCGCGGACCTGGGTGCGCATCTGGGCAATGCGCATTCGAGGACCAAAGGTGCGACGGTCTTCGGGTATCACGTGCACGATCCGCAGCGCTACGGCGTGGTGGAGATCGACGCACGGGGTAAGGTGCTGACGATCGAAGAAAAGCCTCTGAAGCCGCGCTCGAATTTTGCTGTTACAGGTCTTTATTTCTATGACGGCGACGTCTGCGATGTTGCTGCGAACATTAAGCCATCCGCACGCGGTGAGTTGGAAATCACGGACGTGAATCGGCACTACCTGGAGCGCGAAGCGCTTCATCTGGAAACGCTGGGTAGAGGCTTTGCCTGGTTCGATACAGGGACGCACGAATCGCTGATCAATGCGGCGACATTTATCGCGACGCTGCAACAGAGGCAGGGCTTGCTGGTTGCAAGCCCCGAGGAAGTCGCATTCCGGCGTGGCTGGATCGATGCCGAGCAACTGGCCCGCCTTGCTGCGCCTTTGCAAAAGACGGATTACGGCCGATATCTGTCATCTCTCATTCCGACCATCCTCACATGA
- the rfbB gene encoding dTDP-glucose 4,6-dehydratase codes for MIFVTGGAGFIGANFVIDWLAHHDEPILNIDKLTYAGNYGTLRELHDDPRHVFVCRDIGDRAAMSAIFEQYRPRAVVHFAAESHVDRSIDRPREFIDSNVTGTGELLDVARLYWEQLSGGERASFRFLHVSTDEVYGSLSANDAAFTETTPYAPNSPYAASKASSDHIVRAYHHTYGLPTLTTNCSNNYGPYQFPEKLIPLMIQRALSGDALPVYGDGGNVRDWLYVRDHCEAIRTVLARGMPGETYNIGGDNEKTNVEVVHFICDLLDAIKPRESGSYRDQIAFVSDRKGHDRRYAINATKLRRELGWVPRETFASGLSMTVQWYVENGAWLEEIRSGAYRRWIPESVLKRA; via the coding sequence ATGATCTTCGTAACGGGTGGCGCCGGCTTTATAGGCGCAAATTTTGTCATCGACTGGCTTGCCCACCACGATGAGCCGATACTCAATATCGACAAACTGACGTATGCCGGCAATTACGGCACGTTGCGAGAGCTGCACGACGATCCTCGTCATGTGTTCGTGTGTCGCGATATCGGCGATCGCGCGGCCATGAGCGCTATCTTTGAACAATATCGGCCGCGTGCCGTGGTGCACTTTGCAGCGGAAAGTCACGTCGATCGCTCCATCGACCGTCCACGCGAGTTTATCGACTCAAATGTGACGGGCACCGGTGAACTGCTCGATGTTGCGCGGCTGTATTGGGAGCAACTAAGCGGTGGGGAACGTGCTTCGTTTCGCTTCCTGCATGTGTCAACGGACGAAGTGTACGGCTCGCTGTCGGCCAACGATGCCGCATTTACTGAGACGACACCGTACGCGCCAAACAGTCCCTATGCGGCGTCGAAAGCCAGTTCGGATCATATCGTCCGCGCATACCATCACACCTATGGGTTGCCTACGCTGACGACGAACTGTTCGAACAACTACGGGCCTTACCAGTTCCCGGAGAAGCTGATTCCGTTGATGATTCAACGTGCACTGAGCGGCGACGCACTACCGGTTTACGGCGATGGCGGCAATGTGCGCGACTGGCTGTATGTACGCGACCATTGTGAGGCGATCCGTACGGTGCTCGCCCGTGGCATGCCGGGGGAGACATATAACATTGGCGGCGATAACGAGAAAACCAATGTCGAAGTCGTTCATTTCATCTGCGATCTTCTCGATGCGATAAAGCCGCGCGAGAGCGGCAGTTATCGCGACCAGATCGCTTTCGTCTCGGACCGGAAGGGACACGACCGGCGCTACGCGATCAATGCAACGAAGCTGCGTCGCGAGCTTGGCTGGGTGCCGCGCGAGACGTTTGCGAGCGGCTTGTCGATGACGGTGCAGTGGTACGTTGAAAACGGTGCGTGGCTCGAAGAAATCCGCTCTGGCGCATATCGGCGCTGGATCCCCGAAAGCGTACTCAAGAGAGCGTGA
- a CDS encoding helix-turn-helix domain-containing protein: MESEVKIAIVVFAGFSVKEVDALADIFNRAHGNDIAEETSASLGLIFKVSLLSIGGGYVDDSLSIRIWTDPVEPRLSEKFDGVFVVGAKSRVGAAEDPDVLRVVSTLVARADVVVWDSDSSLYRFVMASTSTARRGRRLGGTRARSRLAPSMTEAGVSFVAALAATSTHARKQIESQILLYLTSSRNAVRKHASPRASTNSRDAQTIDASSMEWTTPIRAGANWLRENYMHPISIAHAAEVANMSERTFLRRFRAEASITPSEYLLEIRLGVVCSLLQRTSLPIDTIARRCGMGSGERLAKIFRRRLSLTPSEFRDASRQGLHSGIHRIDLNE; this comes from the coding sequence ATGGAATCGGAAGTGAAGATTGCGATAGTCGTGTTCGCGGGGTTCTCCGTCAAGGAGGTCGACGCACTTGCGGACATCTTTAACCGCGCTCACGGCAACGATATCGCGGAGGAAACGTCGGCGTCGCTTGGCCTGATATTCAAAGTGTCGTTACTGTCGATTGGAGGCGGCTATGTTGATGACTCGCTTTCAATCCGGATCTGGACAGATCCGGTCGAACCTCGTTTATCGGAGAAATTCGACGGGGTGTTTGTGGTCGGTGCGAAGTCCAGGGTGGGCGCGGCTGAGGACCCGGACGTGTTGCGCGTCGTGTCGACCTTGGTGGCGCGAGCCGATGTCGTCGTGTGGGATAGCGATAGCTCGTTGTATCGATTCGTGATGGCTTCGACGAGTACCGCGCGGCGCGGGCGACGATTGGGTGGCACTCGGGCGCGCTCGAGACTGGCGCCATCCATGACGGAAGCAGGGGTGTCGTTTGTCGCGGCGTTGGCGGCGACCAGCACGCACGCGCGAAAACAGATCGAGTCGCAGATTCTGCTTTATCTCACATCGTCGCGCAATGCTGTGAGAAAACACGCGAGTCCTCGGGCGTCGACTAATAGTCGCGATGCACAAACCATCGACGCGTCATCGATGGAATGGACGACACCGATTAGAGCGGGGGCGAATTGGCTGCGAGAAAACTACATGCATCCGATCTCAATTGCGCATGCGGCCGAGGTCGCAAATATGAGCGAAAGAACGTTTTTGCGTCGTTTCAGGGCGGAGGCGTCAATCACGCCATCGGAGTATTTGCTCGAGATTCGACTGGGTGTCGTGTGCAGCCTGCTCCAGCGAACCAGTTTGCCGATCGATACGATCGCGCGACGTTGCGGAATGGGAAGTGGCGAGCGACTTGCAAAAATATTCAGACGTCGCCTCTCTCTCACGCCGAGCGAGTTTCGTGACGCGAGTCGTCAGGGATTGCATTCTGGAATTCACAGGATCGATCTGAATGAGTAA
- a CDS encoding KpsF/GutQ family sugar-phosphate isomerase — MTAHDYISSAKRVFALESSAVAALASGLDDDYAQAIARILETRGRVIVCGMGKSGIIGKKIAATFASTGTPAFFMHPGEAYHGDLGMVTSDDVFLAISNSGETHEVVQLLPFLRNNHNFVIAMTGNRESTLARAAHCHLDIGVEKEACPLQLAPTASTTATLAMGDALAVTLMEARDFKPEGFARFHPGGSLGRRLLSTVGDEMVRDKLPFVGPDAKVMEIVSEMTRGSLGIAIVRDETGSGLITDGDVRRLIEVHGPHAFEKCAGDFMSREPTMVSPATRVQDALALLDERRITSLLVVEHHHIVGVFKK; from the coding sequence ATGACGGCCCACGATTACATCTCGTCGGCGAAACGGGTTTTCGCTTTGGAGTCCAGTGCCGTTGCCGCGCTCGCGTCGGGTCTGGACGACGACTATGCGCAAGCGATAGCGCGCATTCTCGAAACGCGCGGCCGTGTGATCGTATGCGGCATGGGCAAGTCTGGAATCATCGGTAAGAAGATCGCTGCGACCTTCGCGAGCACCGGCACGCCTGCGTTTTTCATGCATCCCGGCGAGGCGTATCACGGTGACCTCGGGATGGTCACCAGTGACGACGTGTTTCTCGCCATTTCAAATTCGGGCGAAACCCACGAGGTTGTGCAACTGCTCCCATTTCTGCGAAACAATCACAATTTCGTGATCGCAATGACGGGTAATCGTGAGTCGACACTTGCCCGCGCGGCGCATTGCCATCTGGATATCGGTGTCGAGAAAGAGGCTTGTCCGCTTCAACTGGCGCCGACCGCTTCGACGACTGCGACGCTGGCGATGGGCGATGCGCTCGCCGTGACGTTAATGGAGGCGCGCGATTTCAAGCCCGAGGGCTTCGCGCGTTTTCATCCGGGAGGATCGCTTGGGCGGCGACTGCTGAGCACCGTGGGCGATGAGATGGTCCGCGACAAGCTTCCGTTCGTCGGGCCCGATGCGAAGGTCATGGAAATCGTCAGCGAGATGACGCGCGGCAGTCTTGGGATTGCGATCGTTCGTGACGAAACGGGCTCGGGCCTGATTACCGACGGTGACGTTCGCCGTTTGATCGAGGTCCACGGTCCCCATGCGTTCGAAAAATGCGCGGGAGACTTCATGTCCAGAGAGCCCACGATGGTGTCTCCCGCGACGCGCGTGCAGGACGCGTTGGCATTGCTCGACGAACGACGGATTACGTCGCTACTGGTAGTCGAACACCACCACATTGTCGGTGTTTTCAAGAAGTAA
- the kdsB gene encoding 3-deoxy-manno-octulosonate cytidylyltransferase, with the protein MRSSSDLASIHVVIPARFGSTRLPGKPLIDLAGEPMIVRVYEAVRAALPETVDVVVATDDERIIGSLEAYRIPVRMTDPEHQSGTDRCAQVARELGWNPDDLVVNVQGDEPLVPQPLLASFVQFCANAQPFDMATVAVPLTEVSHLTDPNVVKLVVGAQGQAIVFSRSAIPFCRDLPPDDWPLSAYLRHVGIYAYRCSALYRLTETPSCELEELERLEQMRAIWLGMPIRVFEWPEPPPPGVDTKEDVARVREILFVNASGRS; encoded by the coding sequence TCCAGTGACCTTGCTTCGATCCACGTGGTGATTCCGGCTCGCTTTGGGTCGACTCGCTTGCCCGGCAAGCCGCTCATTGATCTGGCGGGCGAGCCGATGATCGTACGTGTCTATGAAGCCGTTCGAGCAGCATTGCCCGAGACGGTGGACGTTGTGGTGGCCACAGATGACGAGCGGATTATCGGAAGTCTGGAGGCGTACCGGATTCCCGTCCGGATGACCGACCCCGAACATCAGTCCGGAACTGATCGGTGCGCGCAAGTCGCGCGTGAATTGGGCTGGAATCCAGACGATCTGGTCGTCAATGTGCAGGGCGACGAACCGCTCGTTCCACAGCCGTTGCTTGCGTCGTTCGTGCAATTCTGTGCGAATGCTCAGCCCTTCGACATGGCGACTGTTGCGGTGCCTTTAACGGAAGTGTCCCACTTGACCGATCCAAACGTCGTCAAACTGGTGGTCGGCGCGCAGGGGCAGGCAATCGTGTTCTCACGTTCCGCAATTCCGTTTTGCCGCGATCTTCCGCCGGACGACTGGCCGTTGTCCGCGTACTTGCGTCATGTCGGTATCTACGCCTATCGATGCTCGGCGCTCTACAGGCTGACGGAGACACCTTCATGCGAACTTGAAGAGCTCGAGAGACTGGAACAGATGCGTGCGATCTGGCTGGGTATGCCGATCCGCGTATTCGAATGGCCGGAGCCCCCGCCGCCGGGTGTCGATACGAAAGAGGATGTCGCGCGAGTAAGGGAAATACTTTTTGTGAACGCTTCGGGGAGATCATGA